The bacterium DNA segment TCTATGGAGAGCAGTGGGTCTGGTCGCCGCCGGAAATGCCGGTCACGGGCGTCACGACGCGTGCCGCGCCTCCCGATCGCACCGGGGGCTGGCCGGACATTCGTACCGGCGAACTTTACCTGTACAACTGCGATGGATTGCGGACGCCGGTCTTTGCTCATTCAGGCAACGACGGGTACTGGGGCGCGGTCGCGGTGATTCCGGGAGACAGCAGCGATGTCGATCTCCGGATCCACGAACTGGCTGCCGGCCCCAAGGACGGATTCGCCGCCAATCTCGTCTCTTCCGGCTGGGGGACCGAGCAGTCCGACTACGTGCTCATCAACTTCAATCGCACATCGTTCCGGGCCTTCGATGTCGGCGTACTGCTGAACGGCGGGACCGAGCCCTATGTCGCCGAGCTTGGAGAGTCCCTCTACGGGGGCATGGCCGTCGAGGGAGTCTACGGTCCCTTCATCCTGGGAGCTCATCAGATTCTGGCTCTCCATGAGTTCTACATGGATGCCGGGCTCTGCCGGATCACCCTGCAGAACGTGTCGGGAGAGGTGGACTGGGCCCTGACAGGACACCGGGACGACCTGGCCTATCAGTCGAAGTCGAGCGCGGATGCCGTCGCAGTGGCCTGGTTGAACGGGCCCGGCGAGGACGAGATCATCTTCGCCGAGGTCGAGCAGGCCGGTTATTACTGTGTCGCCGTGTCCAAGGCGAGGTTGGCGGACCTGACGATCGAGGGGGGCTATCAGCTGCACATCCTGACCGATCTGACTGCCGTGGAGGGCGGACCGTCCGTGCCCAAAGCGACCGTCCTGGCATCGATCTACCCGAATCCCTTCAACCCGCGCACGACCATCGCCTACGAGCTGGCCCGCGAGTCGGCGGTGACGCTGGGCATCTACGACGTGCAGGGTTCGCTGGTGCGCACCCTGGTCCGGACCTCACTGCCGGCCGGCTTCCACGAGGCGGTATGGGACGGCACCGACGACCGCGGCCAGCGCGCAGCCAGCGACGTCTACCTGGTCCGCTTGCGGACCGACGACGCCGTCCAGATGCGCAAGATCGTGCTGTTGAAATAGTCCGCGTCAGTTGTCCAGATCGTGCAACCAGCCCGGTTGTCGAACCCCCAGGGGATTGGCAGCCGGGCATCCCTATCGGGGGAGGACGATCCGCGGTCGGAGTTGAGGTGTCGTTCATCGACGATCAACGCCGATCCGCTGCACCGGGCGTCCGGTCGAATCTGTGCTCGGCCTGTACAAGACCGGGCCGATCTGGAGTCGCAGGCTCAGGCGACATCTCGAGGCTGTGGCGTTCGCGACGCTCGAATGGGTGGACTGGTTCAACAACCTGCGGCTGCTCGAGTCGATCTGTTGCATTCCGCCCGTGGAATTCGAGGAGGCATATCATCGCAGTCGGCAGACTACGGCCAGGGTGGCCGGACCCGGGTGACGGGGGCTCCGGGAAAGGTGGGGTGGTTCAGGCAGTAGTTATGAGGGGAGGGGGCCGCGGCCTGATCAGGGCAGGTTGTGAAGGATGACCATTGCCGTGGCGAGGACGATGGCGGTCGCCCAGTAGCTGACCCGGCAGGCCCTGGAGCCCTTGTGTTTGTGCTCCGCCGATCCCCAGATCGTGGCGATGAAGGGCGGGATGGCCAGGGACAGGTAGGTCATCGGCTCGGGCAGCACGCGCTTGGAGACGTAGGCCATGGCGATGATGCTGGCGCCGGTGACCAGGGCCAGCTGGATGTGCGGCGAGCGGGTGGGACCCTTCAGCTTCGTCATGCCTACGAGTCTAGTTGACGGGCGTGTGTCGTCAAGTGCGGTTCCAGGGCGCGTCGGGCCGGAAGCCCCGTCGCGGCTCCAACCGATGCATCCTTTCAATTCCCCCCGGAAATCCGCTACTATCCGCGTATATGCGATCCGACTCGGCCACGGCCAGCAACGGGAGAGGACATGTACTACATCGTCGAATCCGAAAAGACCTTCGCCCGGGCGGCGGCGGATCTCGAAGCCGCGGTCGCGCGCAACGGCTTCGGCGTGCTGCACGTCCACGACCTGGGGGAGACGCTGCGCGGCAAGGGCGTCGCTTTCGCGGAGGACTGCAAGGTCTTCGAGGTCTGCAATCCCGTGCACGCCGCGAAGGTCCTGTCCAGCGACATGCGCCTGAACATGGCCCTGCCCTGCCGCATCTCGGTCTTCACCGAGGGCGGCCGGACGAAGATCGGCCTGATCGAGCCCGCGCAGATGCTGTCGGCGCTCTCGGACGACGAGGCGCTGCGGCTGGTCGCCGCGGAAGTACAGGAGAAGACCATCCGCATGGTCGACGAGGCGCGGTGATCAGCCCGTCCGGTTGCCGAAGCTCTCCGTCTGCAACGGCTCAGTCCTCCGGCCGATAGACTACCGT contains these protein-coding regions:
- a CDS encoding DUF302 domain-containing protein — protein: MYYIVESEKTFARAAADLEAAVARNGFGVLHVHDLGETLRGKGVAFAEDCKVFEVCNPVHAAKVLSSDMRLNMALPCRISVFTEGGRTKIGLIEPAQMLSALSDDEALRLVAAEVQEKTIRMVDEAR